The nucleotide sequence ATTGCATTGTAAATCTTTTTCATGAATCCTGTTTCAGCTCGAAGTTTTATTGCAAATGAGCCATAGCTACTTTTTCAATTGTCTTGTTGGTCAATAGTCACTCGGGTACTACTGACAAATCCTATATTTCCATAAGTAGATATctgacaatatatatttttcatactaTGATTGATCACCTATATTTATTATTCGAACCTGCAAGCCTCCCACATTATCTTGAAATAAGAGCGTAAATGATCCATAATCACAATGTTCACCGAGTCGTAATTGTCCAGGCTTCAGTGTAACATTATCAGGAATGGGAGGATAATGAAGAAATCTCAATGTTGTGAAATTATCTTTTCCATTCATCCTGGAATGACATTTCATCAGATAGTCAGAGTCCTAAAAACAATGACAGAATAAGTGAAAGTATGAATGAATGGAATGGGTACATTATAACAGCTAAGGCCAAAATAGCTGGAATCCTGAAGTAGGCGAAAAGTAATTTAATATCCCATAAAAGTATGTTTTTATAAAGTATACACAATCACACTGAAGACACAACTTGTCATCTATCCAGGAATTGATTCAACCAACCAAGATCAAATAATTCAAACGTTGGATGTCACAATGACAATTCTCTGGTCATGGGAACAAGATGAAAACTACAATTATGCCAAGGGTGACACTGATACCTAAATTATTTTGCTCATCATTTAAGACACTAGCTTTACTATTCACTGCCCCAACCTAAATGAATTGTAAGCTATATTAATAATGACTAAAAAAATAAGAgcatacttttattttcattcctTTGGTTAAAACTTTAATAATTCTCAGAGATAATTTTCGACATAGCTCGCAAAATTTCCTCATTTTGGAAGCAAACTTTGGGACGTGTTCGTCAGGCCATTTCCTATCAGTGGTATAATATACATTGAATGCTTCTTTGTAATCTCCTGGTCTCTTTGGGTTCAGGCTGTAAATCGAGTTTAGGGAAATATCTAATTATGAACAGAAATGTCAGATTCAAAtagattaaaataatataacgcATGCGATGGGATTCATACAAATTAAACCATtgtcaatttaaattttgatcgTCATTTGGTGTTTTTAGTTCCTACGTCAATTATGTCAAAACCTTTTTATGAATGTACTTTTATTTTGCTGATATTGGATTTTATCAAAGTCTAGAACTGACATGTGCACACTGTGGCACTAGGGCCAAATCGGGCCAGCCGGGTAAatcaatctggcctgcctgatgctgccataaccaaactaaaactaaattttgatgtttgagCTAAACAATAACTCAAAGAATTTGTTAGGATTACGATTACATTTAGTTtgggcacgaggcttattgttttccagtttatttttgtaacactttaaatattgttcatgaaatgttttTACGTCaaacttacatggcccgccagtctaggtggtcACAATTTTTgacccctggtccaaaaaccttgacCACAACTGGTCTATAAGGCCGGTAGCACAGCAAAAAACAATATCCCATGCATTTGTGTCGATTTGGCAAATAGCCTTTTCGTCAAATTCTATAAGCTTCAACAAACCTctctacattaaaatcaatatatcCAAAATTGCTTTCATCTCTTGCATATATTTTCTTAGTTGATGCATCCAGTTTATAGAATTCATCCATTGTAGAATCAACCTCATCAATTTGTTCCCTGCCAATTATAATTATATGATATTGAAAAATCTGCAATTTGGTAGTTCTGCAAGAAAATCAAaaatggaatcggaaattttcatgTGACGGCGTTTAAAACGGTCGCCGCAATTGTGCGTTCGTTAAAAATAGTTCGACATTTCTGtcgcgtaatattcaatccatgactaTTTCCttctatttaaatttaattgtgttcaacgtaactcgcggttgcgacgaCTTACGACGAAACAAGAACATGGCCAATCTGAAATACCGCgacaatctgcggacataagaTGTGAGACTGCCCGATTGTattcaattttgatatatatttttataaacatataaagtatattagtgTATATATATGTCAAGTATATCTTCATCGCCTCGAAATCtccgccacttgttaaaagagcagACTTTTCGGCTATGCAatgatttttcagaaaatattcaatccatgactggGCA is from Styela clava chromosome 9, kaStyClav1.hap1.2, whole genome shotgun sequence and encodes:
- the LOC120339034 gene encoding uncharacterized protein LOC120339034 codes for the protein MGEIPIVDFWNCGLDVEEISDENCTKTGEAIYQAFAKIGFVYLKNTGITREQIDEVDSTMDEFYKLDASTKKIYARDESNFGYIDFNVESLNPKRPGDYKEAFNVYYTTDRKWPDEHVPKFASKMRKFCELCRKLSLRIIKVLTKGMKIKDSDYLMKCHSRMNGKDNFTTLRFLHYPPIPDNVTLKPGQLRLGEHCDYGSFTLLFQDNVGGLQVEGYDGKFIEAVPIPDTVLVNIGDVLQFWTEGRLKSTKHRVMVPDIQSARNVQRKSFGYFVHPDHEVVLSGIEYGASCLDHHERIEPEYEEPVTAFGHTNNRFQSSYIN